A window of Zonotrichia leucophrys gambelii isolate GWCS_2022_RI chromosome 11, RI_Zleu_2.0, whole genome shotgun sequence contains these coding sequences:
- the CCDC102A gene encoding coiled-coil domain-containing protein 102A translates to MSQSGASRLAGSPPLPGGSLLALLAPEPSPSPPSGTPSPGPPPALLEGDWEGREELRLRELEEARARAAQMEKTMRWWSDCTANWREKWSKVRAERNRAREEVRQLRHRLEALTKELASLRRDRDRERPDERPPPPRAPAPAPGSAGSPPADGAEGDAGPEQEPVRDVGAEVPQKAKELELMENILPSKQEESWEQRGPRASFSRQERSRLLWEDVSAAEEDATKVTALKLRLDESQKVLLKEREDKLALSKNIEKLEGELSQWKIKYEELNKNKQEVMKQLNILKEIHQDELGRISEDLEDELGARSSMDKKLAELRAEMERLQAENAAEWGRRERLETEKLNLERENKKLRAQIEDLEEVLARKRRQTASALDTDLKTIQAELFEKNKELADLKHIHTKLKKQYQEKMAELAHANRRVEQHEGEVKKLRLRVEELKKELAQAEDELDEAHNQTRKLQRSLDEQTEQSESFQVQLEHLQSRLRRQQSAPLFGKMRSARFGPDDAGDGTSDPDEDEDLQIQVP, encoded by the exons ATGAGCCAGAGCGGGGCTTCGCGCCTGGCGGGCTCCCCGCCGCTGCCGGGGGGctctctgctggccctgctggcccccGAGCCGTCCCCGTCCCCCCCCAGCGGGACCCCCTCGCCCGGGCCCCCGCCGGCGCTGCTGGAAGGGGACTGGGAAGGGCGGGAGGAGCTGCGGCTgcgggagctggaggaggcGCGGGCGCGGGCGGCGCAGATGGAGAAGACGATGCGCTGGTGGTCGGACTGCACGGCCAACTGGCGCGAGAAGTGGAGCAAGGTGCGGGCCGAGCGCAACCGGGCCCGGGAGGAGGTGCGGCAGCTGCGGCACCGCCTGGAGGCGCTCACCAAGGAGCTGGCCAGCCTGCGCCGCGACCGCGACCGCGAGCGGCCCGACGAGCGCCCGCCGCCACCgcgggcaccggcaccggcaccgggcagcgccggcagcCCGCCCGCCGACGGAGCAGAGGGGGACGCCGGCCCTGAGCAAGAGCCCGTGCGGGATGTGGGGGCTGAGGTGCCCCAAAAAGCCAAG gagctggagctgatggaaaacatcttgccgagcaagcaggaggagagctgggagcagcggGGCCCCCGGGCCTCCTTCAGCCGCCAGGAGCGGAGCCGCCTGCTCTGGGAGGACGTCAGCGCCGCGGAGGAGGACGCCACCAAAGTCACCGCCCTGAAGCTCAGGCTGGACGAGTCCCAGAAAGTGCTGCTCAAGGAGAGGGA GGACAAGCTGGCGCTCAGCAAGAACATTGAGAAGCTGGAGGGCGAGCTCAGCCAGTGGAAGATCAAGTATGAGGAGCTCAACAAGAACAAGCAGGAGGTGATGAAGCAG CTCAACATCCTGAAGGAGATTCACCAGGACGAGCTGGGGCGCATCTCTGAGGACCTGGAGGACGAGCTGGGAGCTCGCTCCAGCATGGACAAGAAACTGGCTGAGCTGCGTGCAGAG atggagaggctgcaggcagagaatGCGGCCGAGTGGGGCCGGCGGGAGCGGCTGGAGACCGAGAAGCTCAACCTGGAGAGGGAGAACAAGAAGCTGCGGGCACAGATTGAAGACCTGGAGGAGGTGCTGGCTCGCAAGCGGCGCCAGACAGCCAGTGCCCTGGACACTGACCTCAAAACCATCCAGGCTGAGCTCTTTGAGAAGAACAAG GAGCTGGCCGACCTGAAGCACATCCACACCAAGCTGAAGAAGCAGTACCAGGAGAAGATGGCCGAGCTGGCCCACGCCAACCGCCGCGTGGAGCAGCACGAGGGAGAGGTGAAGAAGCTGCGCCTCAGGGTGGAGGAGCTGAAGAAGGAGCTGGCCCAGGCTGAGGATGAG CTGGATGAGGCCCACAACCAGACGCGGAAGCTGCAGCGGTCGCTGGACGAGCAGACGGAGCAGAGCGAGAGCTTccaggtgcagctggagcacCTGCAGTCAcg GCTGCGGCGCCAGCAGAGCGCCCCGCTGTTCGGCAAGATGCGCAGCGCCCGCTTCGGCCCCGACGACGCCGGCGACGGCACCAGCGACCCCGACGAGGATGAGGACCTGCAGATCCAGGTGCCCtag
- the LOC135452718 gene encoding adhesion G-protein coupled receptor G1-like isoform X1 — protein MKVLFLLLLSLLQGLAACGLREEDFRFCGDRNQTQESSAIFQHGPAAISIENTAQALIIKKPFLPSRRNSYYEYKLPPTLGRYRFCIFWFESNGSLQLVYGKQSIPLGGDTASSIPRGQESQKTERTRANIFNVSYIIKGGKNTSQDAKDEYFFNASTLSMPVWEQDVEQQLSALDSLIAQPLAAAPGSREQQRLRRSSLGELERMLAKVELEGQSQTFGEATVHATVLRVQPSRAPQPLTFAPLREESGEVQGFTVDLPSSLFMVVKDREEVAEHRVLVMDINRQTMFQDENSSHVLGDKVVSISLVDTVVANLSEPVVLTFFHDQLLRNVTPLCVFWQEDASGSSGSWDSSGCTTVTGSSQTQCRCNHLTYFAVLMVSSPDITSVHRNYLSIISYVGCLISALASICTIFFLYFRSKQRDQITSMHIHMNLLAAIFLLDITFLLSEHLAASSSEAICTAGGLFLHFSLLSCLTWMGIEGYNLYRLVIEVFNAYHDHFLLKLCLVGWGLPIFCVVTILLASWTNYGPISIPIYESIDGRTVNATICWITSPLVHNSVNLGFFTLVFLFNSVMLGAMVREILRQNKKGHKLKHILALLGLSILLGIPWALIFFSFTSGVFCLVSLYIFTIINSLQGFLIFLWYWTMVLQARKGPDSQSSSDSAKLQPSSS, from the exons ATGAAGGtcctcttcctgctccttctctcccttctccaAG ggctggcagcctgtGGCCTCAGGGAGGAGGATTTTCGCTTCTGTGGGGACCGGAACCAGAcccaggagagctctgccaTCTTCCAGCACGGCCCTGCCGCCATCTCCATCGAGAACACGGCCCAGGCTCTGATCATTAAAAAGCCCTTTTTGCCAAGCAGGAGAAACTCCTACTACGAGTACAAGCTGCCCCCCACCTTGGGCAGGTACCGCTTCTGCATCTTCTGGTTTGAGTCCAACGGGAGCCTGCAGCTGGTCTATGGGAAGCAGAGCATCCCCCtgggtggggacacagccagcagcatcccccGGGGACAGGAGAGTCAGAAGACTGAAAGAACCAGAGCCAACATCTTCAATGTGTCCTATATCATAAAGGGTGGGAAGAACACCTCCCAGGATGCTAAAGATGAATACTTCTTCAATG CCTCTACATTGAGCATGCCCGTGTGGGAGCAGGAcgtggagcagcagctcagtgccctgGACAGCCTCAttgcccagcccctggcagcagccccggggagcagggagcagcagaggctccGGCG cagctcacTCGGGGAGCTGGAGAGGATGCTGGCCAAGGTGGAGCTGGAAGGGCAGAGCCAGACCTTTGGGGAGGCCACTGTGCACGCCACCGTGCTGAGGGTGCAGCCCAGCCgggctccccagcccctcaccttcGCTCCCCTGAGAGAG GAGAGTGGAGAGGTCCAGGGATTCACAGTGGACCTGCCAAGCAGCCTGTTCATGGTGGTGAAGGACAGGGAGGAGGTGGCGGAGCACAGGGTGCTCGTCATGGACATCAACAGGCAGACCATGTTCCAG GATGAGAACAGCAGCCACGtgctgggtgacaaggtggtcAGCATCTCCCTGGTGGACACAGTGGTGGCCAACCTCTCCGAGCCAGTGGTGCTCACCTTCTTCCACGACCAGCTCCTG AGGAACGTGACCCCCCTGTGCGTGTTCTGGCAGGAGGACGCCTCTG GCAGttctgggagctgggacagctctgggtgcaCCACAGTGACAGGGAGCAGCCAGACACAGTGCAGGTGCAACCACCTCACCTACTTTGCTGTGCTCATG gttTCTTCTCCAGACATCACCTCAGTGCACAGGAATTACCTGAGTATCATAAGCTACGTTGGCTGCCTGATCTCAGCTTTGGCTTCCATTTGCACCATTTTCTTCCTCTACTTCAG gagcaaaCAGCGGGACCAGATCACGAGCATGCACATCCACATGAACCTGCTGGCTGCCATCTTCCTCCTGGACATCACCTTCCTCCTCTCGGAGcacctggctgccagcagcagcgaggccatctgcactgctggggggctgttcctgcacttctctctgctgagctgcctcACCTGGATGGGCATCGAGGGCTACAACCTCTACAGGCTTGTGATTGAAGTCTTCAACGCCTACCACGACCATTTCCTGCTCAAGCTCTGCCTGGTTGGCTGGG GGCTCCCCATCTTCTGCGTGGTGACAATCCTCCTGGCCAGCTGGACCAACTACGGccccatctccattcccatcTACGAATCCATTGATGGCAGAACCGTCAATGCAACCAT ctgctggatcACGAGCCCCCTGGTCCACAACTCTGTGAACCTGGGTTTCTTCACTCTGGTGTTCCTCTTTAACTCGGTCATGCTGGGGGCCATGGTGCGCGAGATCCTCCGGCAGAACAAGAAGGGTCACAAGCTCAAGCACATCCTGGCCCTCCTTGGGCTGAGCATCCTGCTGGGCATCCCCTGGGCACTCATCTTCTTCTCCTTCACCTCTGGCGTGTTCTGCCTTGTCTCCCTCTACATCTTCACCATCATCAACTCCCTCCAAG
- the LOC135452718 gene encoding adhesion G-protein coupled receptor G1-like isoform X2, whose amino-acid sequence MKVLFLLLLSLLQGLAACGLREEDFRFCGDRNQTQESSAIFQHGPAAISIENTAQALIIKKPFLPSRRNSYYEYKLPPTLGRYRFCIFWFESNGSLQLVYGKQSIPLGGDTASSIPRGQESQKTERTRANIFNVSYIIKGGKNTSQDAKDEYFFNASTLSMPVWEQDVEQQLSALDSLIAQPLAAAPGSREQQRLRRSLGELERMLAKVELEGQSQTFGEATVHATVLRVQPSRAPQPLTFAPLREESGEVQGFTVDLPSSLFMVVKDREEVAEHRVLVMDINRQTMFQDENSSHVLGDKVVSISLVDTVVANLSEPVVLTFFHDQLLRNVTPLCVFWQEDASGSSGSWDSSGCTTVTGSSQTQCRCNHLTYFAVLMVSSPDITSVHRNYLSIISYVGCLISALASICTIFFLYFRSKQRDQITSMHIHMNLLAAIFLLDITFLLSEHLAASSSEAICTAGGLFLHFSLLSCLTWMGIEGYNLYRLVIEVFNAYHDHFLLKLCLVGWGLPIFCVVTILLASWTNYGPISIPIYESIDGRTVNATICWITSPLVHNSVNLGFFTLVFLFNSVMLGAMVREILRQNKKGHKLKHILALLGLSILLGIPWALIFFSFTSGVFCLVSLYIFTIINSLQGFLIFLWYWTMVLQARKGPDSQSSSDSAKLQPSSS is encoded by the exons ATGAAGGtcctcttcctgctccttctctcccttctccaAG ggctggcagcctgtGGCCTCAGGGAGGAGGATTTTCGCTTCTGTGGGGACCGGAACCAGAcccaggagagctctgccaTCTTCCAGCACGGCCCTGCCGCCATCTCCATCGAGAACACGGCCCAGGCTCTGATCATTAAAAAGCCCTTTTTGCCAAGCAGGAGAAACTCCTACTACGAGTACAAGCTGCCCCCCACCTTGGGCAGGTACCGCTTCTGCATCTTCTGGTTTGAGTCCAACGGGAGCCTGCAGCTGGTCTATGGGAAGCAGAGCATCCCCCtgggtggggacacagccagcagcatcccccGGGGACAGGAGAGTCAGAAGACTGAAAGAACCAGAGCCAACATCTTCAATGTGTCCTATATCATAAAGGGTGGGAAGAACACCTCCCAGGATGCTAAAGATGAATACTTCTTCAATG CCTCTACATTGAGCATGCCCGTGTGGGAGCAGGAcgtggagcagcagctcagtgccctgGACAGCCTCAttgcccagcccctggcagcagccccggggagcagggagcagcagaggctccGGCG ctcacTCGGGGAGCTGGAGAGGATGCTGGCCAAGGTGGAGCTGGAAGGGCAGAGCCAGACCTTTGGGGAGGCCACTGTGCACGCCACCGTGCTGAGGGTGCAGCCCAGCCgggctccccagcccctcaccttcGCTCCCCTGAGAGAG GAGAGTGGAGAGGTCCAGGGATTCACAGTGGACCTGCCAAGCAGCCTGTTCATGGTGGTGAAGGACAGGGAGGAGGTGGCGGAGCACAGGGTGCTCGTCATGGACATCAACAGGCAGACCATGTTCCAG GATGAGAACAGCAGCCACGtgctgggtgacaaggtggtcAGCATCTCCCTGGTGGACACAGTGGTGGCCAACCTCTCCGAGCCAGTGGTGCTCACCTTCTTCCACGACCAGCTCCTG AGGAACGTGACCCCCCTGTGCGTGTTCTGGCAGGAGGACGCCTCTG GCAGttctgggagctgggacagctctgggtgcaCCACAGTGACAGGGAGCAGCCAGACACAGTGCAGGTGCAACCACCTCACCTACTTTGCTGTGCTCATG gttTCTTCTCCAGACATCACCTCAGTGCACAGGAATTACCTGAGTATCATAAGCTACGTTGGCTGCCTGATCTCAGCTTTGGCTTCCATTTGCACCATTTTCTTCCTCTACTTCAG gagcaaaCAGCGGGACCAGATCACGAGCATGCACATCCACATGAACCTGCTGGCTGCCATCTTCCTCCTGGACATCACCTTCCTCCTCTCGGAGcacctggctgccagcagcagcgaggccatctgcactgctggggggctgttcctgcacttctctctgctgagctgcctcACCTGGATGGGCATCGAGGGCTACAACCTCTACAGGCTTGTGATTGAAGTCTTCAACGCCTACCACGACCATTTCCTGCTCAAGCTCTGCCTGGTTGGCTGGG GGCTCCCCATCTTCTGCGTGGTGACAATCCTCCTGGCCAGCTGGACCAACTACGGccccatctccattcccatcTACGAATCCATTGATGGCAGAACCGTCAATGCAACCAT ctgctggatcACGAGCCCCCTGGTCCACAACTCTGTGAACCTGGGTTTCTTCACTCTGGTGTTCCTCTTTAACTCGGTCATGCTGGGGGCCATGGTGCGCGAGATCCTCCGGCAGAACAAGAAGGGTCACAAGCTCAAGCACATCCTGGCCCTCCTTGGGCTGAGCATCCTGCTGGGCATCCCCTGGGCACTCATCTTCTTCTCCTTCACCTCTGGCGTGTTCTGCCTTGTCTCCCTCTACATCTTCACCATCATCAACTCCCTCCAAG